The Magnolia sinica isolate HGM2019 chromosome 3, MsV1, whole genome shotgun sequence genome includes the window AAAATCTTCTCCAAGATGATAACGTCTAAGCTCAGCAAAGTGTTACCTAAGCTCATCTCTCGCAAGCAAGGGCCATTTGTACAAGGTCATTCTATCGCAAAGAATTTCGTTATTGCCCAAGAGATGATAAGGGACCTAAATAGGAAGATCAGAGGAGGGAATATTGTGTTGAAGCTTGATATGGAAAAGGCCTGTGATAGGATTGAGTGGAATTTCCTGAAAAAAGTCCTAAAACAATTTGGTTTTTCTGATTCTTGGATTTCTCTGATTGAGAAATGCTAAGACAATGTTTCGTTTTCAGTTCTCATAAATGGGGCAGCTTCCAGTTTCTTCAAATCCGAGAGAGGGCTTCAACAAGGTGACCCTATATCCCCCAGCCTATTCATTATTGTTATAAAGGTTTTCAGTAAAGGGTTTGCACAATGGGTCTCTAGCGGTTCCTGCCTTCCTTACAAGCTCAGTAGGGGCTGCCCACTTATCTCCCACCTCCTCTACGTAGATGATACCCTTATATTTCTCAATGGGGGGCTAGTCTCTCTTCACGAAGTGAAAAGATTTCTCTGTTCTTCTCAAGTTGTCTCGGGCCGAAAGATCAACCTTTCAAAGAGCTCCTTCCTTTACTCCAGCAAATTATCATCTGCTAGAATCAGAAATATCGAGAGTCCCCTTCAGGTTCGTAAAGCAGGGCTATGCTCCATCTACTTGGGAGTCTTGCTGATCCATGGCAGAGTCAGGAGATCTAATTTGCTCTCCCTAGTTCACCGAGTGGAGAATAGGAATGGTGGGTGGAAAGCTAGGTGTCTCTCACAGGTTGGAAGGGTAGTCTTCATCCAGCATGTTCTTGGGAGCTGTGCTCACCATGGCAGCTACTCAAATTACATTGTCGATCCCATCCGAGCTGGAGAGGCGATTCGCCAACTTTTTCTAGGGCTGGGCAGAGGGCAAGAAAAAGCTCTATTGGTCAAGCTGGAAGGCCATTTCCAGGCCTAAGGAATAAGGCCGTCTAGGTATAAGGAAGCTTAAAGATGTCATGAAGGCCCTTTGGTCCAAGATGGCATGGAATGCCAGATTTAGGAGTGACTCGAGCTTATGGGTCAGGTTCACTAGAGCCCAATACAGTTCGGACCTATCCCAGGCAAGACAGTCTAGCCCTTCTCTACTCTCCTCCCCCTCTGGAAAAGCATTAGACGACTTCTCCCCTTCATCGAGGACAATGCGTAGCGGATGTTAGGCAATGGGCACTGTAAATTCTAGCTGGATAACTGGTCAGGCTTAGGCCCGCTGCCTAGCAAAGCAGACAGTCCAGTCCCTTTGGCCTACAATTGCTGGAAGTCTATGAAGTCATAGCCCTTCTGGTCCCCTCCCTTCATCATCTACCTAAGCCCTCCTCCCTCAGCAGGTGATTGATTTCATCTTCCATGCAAGGTTCCGCCTATCGGATGGAGTAGACTACTCCATCTGGCCTCTTGAGGTGTCGAGGTCCTTCATAGTAAAATCGACCTGGGATCTTTGCCGTGTTGGTAGCCAGTGCAGCCCTTGGTCAAAATGGTAATGGCATCTGAAATTTTCGCCAAAAATCTCGTTGTTCTTGTGGAGGCTTAGATCGAACATTGTCCCGGTTGACAGTGCTATCAGATCCCGTGACATCTATCTCCCCTCTAGGTGTGTCTGCTGCGATGAAGATGGCATGTAACTTCCATCTAAAGAGACGCTTCCTCATCTTTTCCTGTCCAGTAAGCTGGCGACATCAGTCAGGAATTTTTTGGCGTATGTTGTGTCCTTCCTCCATCCAAATCTCAGTCTATTCATAGCAGGCTGATCCATTGGTGGTCCTTGATTGGTCTCTGGAAAATTAGTCACTCAATTCTTGCAGGGCTACTTCTAGGGATCATTTGCTGGGGAATCTGGAAGTCCAGAAATGCTGCAAAGTTTGACAGGAAGCCCATCTCAGCTTTCGCTACGATCTCCAGGATTAAGTGGTGCTTCTCCTCGTTGGTTCATGGCCCCATGCATCCAATTACATCCCTTTCTCTATTCGCTGATCCCTTAGGAAGCTAGGCATCGAAACTCCAACTTGCCTCAGGGAACCTGCATGCCTAGTCAAGTGGATTAAGCTAGAGATCGGCTGGGCTAAGCTGAATGTTGATGGCTCCGCCATCCACAACCCGGGTTGGTTTGGAGGTGGCGGGGTCTGTAGGGACGACCATGGGGATTTTATCTTCACCTTTTCAGCGGGCTATGGGGTGAGGGTTGAATATTAAGGCAGAGCTGCGAGCGGTCCATGATGGAATGCAGCATTGCCTGACCCAGGGGCTGTCTAAGGTGGTGATTGAATCTGACTCCAGGCTAGTGGTGGACTGGCTGAACAGTTCCTCCTCTCCCATCTGGTCCTGGAAATACTGGCTGACCAGTATTAACTCATTGAAAACCAAGGGCTGTTTTAAGTTCACTTATATTTGGAGAGAGGGGACTGCCTCGACAGACGGAATGGCCCGTCATTATAGCTCTCAACAATCTAACGCATCATCTATCTCCCTCCCCTCTTGCCCACCCACATAAGGGGGCTTCTCTTTCTAGACAAGGTCGATCTGGGTTCTATTAGGACCTCCTCGGTAGGTTGAGTTCTCTTTCCATGCGTTTCGCTTATGATAGGTCCACCTTGGATTTTTCTCTTAGGGTGACCCAAATGTAAATCAGCTGTATATTTTCTCATGGAATGAATATctcttttaccaaaaaaaaaaaagttggaagCAATCTCATGTAAGCTTTCATGAGATTGAACTCtattggccccactatgatattaATTTATTGGTCATCTATGTCATGCAATTGGTAGGTCCCCTCTAAGTTATGTGATGAGCCAAAAtcagcatatccaaaactctagtgggccacaccatctaaaaccatgggaAATCATGTCTAAAAtgtctaaaagcacttggtggaacCCCCCTGATTTTTGGAGTAGCATGAAATTTAGtgtgacctctcatccaagtaggacacacacaatggatgggccggatgtctaaaccacatctcagtgggccctaatacaaacaagaaggtttcaatggacaGGCATCCACTCTCAATTGTTATCTGTGGTGTATCCCACCTAGGTCATGGATTCaattgatttttaggcccatggctcaccatggaagggtgcatctgattgatggagtggatgtcCATCAAAcatgatagtgggacccacagagcttgacctcataatacattttctatatatatatatatatatatatatatatatatatatatatatatatatatatatatatagacacacacacacatactcatTTCATATGCTATGCGCGCAGTATATGAAATGAGTATGagtgtatatgtgtatatatatagacacacacgtTGTGTGTTTGTGCGCACACACATGTATTAGAGCGGGCGATACGCACACAAATagaaggtttcaagtccaacCAATTGGACCATATATAATTTACTATCAACCCACaacttccaacctatcatgtTAACTCAACATCCAGCCGTTCCAATATATATGTtgcccccaccatgaggatctCCATGTGGAAAATCTAGCCCCATctactcactaggtgggccacaccatagaaaacaatgtttaaCCCtcgataaataacaaaatacaagtgtggtccacttggcaaGTGGATGTGGCTGATAGTCGCACAAAAAGACTCCAATGATTGTCTCAACCTATTCGGCAGGTTGGATGTCGTCCACACATAAATTTTGGAAATTATTTGTTGAGTGAACCATAAATTATGGTCCAACCAATTGGACTTGGTCCATCTAATAGGTTGGAAGGTCCATGAAAATTATCTGATGAAAAGTTTCCGCTATCTACTCACCAAGTGGgctacacccaaaaaaaaaaaaacgtttctAGAgcttgataaatagaaaaaataataatattgtcCACTCTAATTCAATAACGGATATGGCAGATTTTTACATAATTAATGTGATCCTCATGGTTAAGTCATGCTATTGCAAGGGTCAATGTCACATGGACATAACAGGTTGGAAGTTGTCAtctaggtggaccataacttatatGTAACCAGGGTCCACCAATAGGATTTCTGTCGACCTTTCTTGTGCATGTGATATCCAACTTGTCCAATGCGTTGTCCCATCATGAGTATCACCTTAAGAAAAGATCGGCCACAACTACTCACTGATCAACACTGGTGATTTTCTATTTAACaaagctcacttgatgtataaatGAGGTGGTTTTATGCACCAGTTATCCTCTTGGTGGGGCGAACCTATTGGACAATTGGATGTCGTAGCATAGGAAGGTTCCATGACAGATCACCTTAAGAAAAGATCAGCCACATCTACTCACTAAGTGGATAGCCCTTGTGACTTTCTTTTTATCAAAGCTCACTTGATGCATAGATGGGGTTGTTTTCTACGTAGGTGATATTCATGGtcgggccaacctattggaagggttggatgcaTGCATTTAATAGGTTGGAGGATTTTAGCTAggtggatcataagttgtggtCCAACCATTTGGAGTTGAGGGCATCTCATATAAGCATGCGCATGTACTAgtgagagggagtgagagagcaGGATAGATTGGGAGAGATGTCTTACCATGATGAATGAGAAATTCTATTGCTCCCAAGCTATGATAAATGAGATATTCTACTGGTCCCAAGTCACATCCGCTTATGAAGGACGAAGGCTGGTTGGCTAGAAGATGAAGACATGATTCTCCTTTATCATTATAACGCCC containing:
- the LOC131238834 gene encoding uncharacterized protein LOC131238834, which produces MSPPSLEEVHLAVRSLLRDGARGPDGFLGAFFIGSWHIVGQDILKVMTFLFSGEDLPRAFSVSHICLIPKIPTPKKFADFRSISLCNCIYKIFSKMITSKLSKVLPKLISRKQGPFVQGHSIAKNFVIAQEMIRDLNRKIRGGNIVLKLDMEKAFLINGAASSFFKSERGLQQGDPISPSLFIIVIKVFSKGFAQWVSSGSCLPYKLSRGCPLISHLLYVDDTLIFLNGGLVSLHEVKRFLCSSQVVSGRKINLSKSSFLYSSKLSSARIRNIESPLQVRKAGLCSIYLGVLLIHGRVRRSNLLSLVHRVENRNGGWKARCLSQVGRVVFIQHVLGSCAHHGSYSNYIVDPIRAGEAIRQLFLGLGRGQEKALLVKLEGHFQA